From Trichoderma atroviride chromosome 1, complete sequence, one genomic window encodes:
- a CDS encoding uncharacterized protein (EggNog:ENOG41), giving the protein MASTNYKEAFALFDKRGNGRCTIDSLGDLLRACGQNPTLAEIQELEKGLGNEFDFDAFQRVLNRPGGFRDPGEPEEYCRGFQVFDKDMTGFIGVGQLKYILTNLGEKMTEEEVDELLKAVDTSSGQINYTDLVRTILAN; this is encoded by the exons GCCTCAACCAACTACAAGGAGGCATTTGCCCTGTTCGACAAGCGCGGCAACGGTCGCTGCACCATCGACTCTCTGGGCGATCTGCTGCGCGCCTGCGGCCAGAACCCCACGCTGGCCGAGATCCaggagctggaaaagggcCTCGGAAACGAGT TCGACTTCGATGCCTTCCAGCGCGTCCTGAACCGACCGGGCGGTTTCCGCGACCCCGGCGAGCCTGAAGAATACTGCCGCGGTTTCCAAGTATTTGATAAAGACATGACGGGCTTTATTGGTGTCGGCCAGCTCAAGTACATCCTGACCAACCTGGGCGAGAAGATGACTGAGGAGGAGGTCGACGAGCTGCTCAAGGCTGTGGACACCAGCTCTGGTCAGATCAACTACACTG ACCTGGTCCGAACGATTCTCGCCAACTAA